The Glycine soja cultivar W05 chromosome 15, ASM419377v2, whole genome shotgun sequence region CGATTCATTTTGTGTGGGGTTGACTTATTTTGTACCTTTTTGTTGACTTTTGATGGTTGCATGGATCGATTGGTATAATTAACTTCATTCGAAAGCTACATAGGTATATATTGGCCTCACAATAATTCTCACTAGTTGCTCTCTCATgccaatgttaaaaaaaaaatcatcatcatcatcataccAAGAAACAAGCAAGCCAAATGCCAACATTGGGATAGATGGGTACATGTCAAACACCTGCCTTCcccttttatttatatacataaattttGTTGCGATCAACCAAAGCTTTATGAACAAGTTGAAAATTAGGCCCATTGGGAAGGTTTCATGACTTGGGCAATCATTATAACGTCCAATTTTGATTTGGCATTTTCAACTTTCCACGTACAATCGGGAGCATATAGTTTATGTGAGATTGGGAATAAGCTTTGAAGTAAATGGTGTTTCCGGCTCTTTGAAGTAGCCAAAACCACATGCCAccacttttttctctctctctctctctctctccaaaagtCGCATGGGCAGGCTAACAATTAAGCAAGCACGGGTGAGATGATTAGGAGGCTCAGTGGTTACGATCTGATTAAGCAATGAAATGTatagttaattataatattacaacttaaaaagaaacaaGGGTGGGAGGGAGTTCTTTCGTGAATTATGATAGACATGAACTCGTGGAAACAACACAAACGTCGAAGCGCAGCATGCTTATTGGATGGGACAATAccactatattttttaaaaaaatctttagaaattgttttttttagctGCTATGATTAGAATATTTGACTTTTTCATATATCCTCACATATTTCCACCAATTTTGATCCTTTGGATTAATTAAGAGAGTAGTTCTTAAACTAGAGCTTATTAATTAAAGTTCATTGGATGCATcattaatgtaattatttttatattattaacaaaatttatatttatgttatctgcagtaattatgttaaaaatcaTATGAAATATCAAACTTTCTAAATAATGTAGcaatatatcattaaatataaatatacagtTTCATATTAACAATGAagtaaattaaatcatttactTTGATgacatattaaatataaatacatgAAAGCAGGGAAAATCTTATAGCAAGATTTGACGTCTTTAGTTTAAAGTGAAGAAAGTGCACAagagaataaaattattaattacaaaatcaacaattgagattataattaattttaatttttttataatatatttgattttattaaaattttcaacctttaatttttttaatcaataattgtGAATGAGTGTACTTAAAGTGCATCTTCCCACTTTATATAAGCAAAACTACATATAAAGCTCAGTTACtgatcctttttatttatttattatgtttgaaATGTATTAATGTTTTAAAGATGATCCCAGCAATTGAATGATGCTTTAATTTCGATCTAGTGACGAAGTGCAAATTCTATAAAAACAGTATATATGATTGGTTTCGTTCGGCCCAAAATTTTACTAGCTTCAAAATAATGGTGTCATATCATGTCTATTATAGTATTAGATTAATGCTAAAGATAACCAACCATTTCTTGGATTCAATCTGTTTTTTATCCATTCTTCACCAAATTTACGGGCAGCTTTGTCATTAAATTACAATGCCTTTACTCATAATTATCTCTTCACTTCTGGTGGATATAGACGAGAAGAGAGAACCCCATGAGAATAAGTTTCTTTGATCGGCCaataaagtttatatatatatataaatataaaaatatgatatggGTACCAGAAGTACCATTTACATCTGTTAACAGGCACTGTGATAATGGTTACACAGTAACTACACCAATAATTAGTAGGCATAGATACAAGGTAACCACCAATCAGAAACCTGAGACTCAAAGGAAACAGCCCTGCACTCAGAATCATTGTAACCCCATGAGAATAAGGTAAGCATCATGGAATGGTTTGTCACTCTTTGGTGACAATATatgcatataatataatatagtgCTCGTGCTGGGGCTTGAAGCATGCGAGTGCTTGCATCACACATGACTTGATGCTTCCCTAAGCAGCCACCCATATATGCAAGAAAAgcaaaataacaacaacaacaaaaaaaaaggaaatcgtCCTTGGCATCGTGACCCAATTAAGACAACTAGCTACCAAATACCATCAAAGTAGACAAAAGCTACAAAACTTAAGTAGTTTATTGCCCAATGCTCAGTTGCAAGCGTGTGCTTATTGGGCTCCacagtctcctcttcctcttctcacGTTTCATGAATATATGTTTTGAGTAATATTTTCTAGATATTCCAACAATGTAAATATCTCATTCATATTCATTATTCCTCTCTATCCATCTCTCATTACACCAAATCACCTATTACAATTACACTTCTTGCTCTACTatctctttataatttttcacgtctttaatattaatttatacgtataattcttttttgttattgattgaaatttcaGGTGAGTTTAATAATTTGAATACACACCTTTCATTTGTAAAACTAACAAGtaattttatctaatatataattaataaaaaagagtgttattaacatttttttttctgttgttgAAATCTCGTTCTCCCTTTTTTCCCCATTATTATTAGATTTAAGAGGATACCTTTAAGTGCACGAAATTTTCATGCAACAGTGGTGATGTGAAGATTATGTGATGAAATACGTAAATATTACTACTAAATGCATCTTATCCGGATTTGCAGGttgattgatatatatatatatatatatatatatatatatatatatatatattaatggctGAGAATGGATACTGAGCTGGCAATTATCGACGTACGTGTCCATATATACCGAAGAAACGGCAAAGAAATTTGAGGGGGGTAGCCAGTGAGTGACGTGGGATCTGAAAAAGCATAACGTCATACTACATATTGTTTGGCCATGAATTTTTTACATAGTGCCCCACTTGAAGGGCTGCTATGAAAACCCATTTCACTGATCATTACAATGCCACCTACACTGGATTTAACTATGGCTCGTAAATTAATAGCatcaaccatatatatataacaagcatcaattattttaattaattatccaGTTGTATACTGCGGCTAGCTAGCTAGATCACTTGCATTAATAGCTAATAATTTGGTAAGCTAATTTCATCAAGATCATCATCCAATGACAAGAATACTTCATCCAAGCACGACAGCTCTGTTCCATTATCATCGTCGCCATTGCGCTCATAAACACGACATATCACCCATTTATTGTATTCCTGAATCAAacacaaaaggaaaaataaaatctgcAATCAAATCAATGTGTTGTACAATAGTTTTCCAACTTGAATATACGTCAGTGGTAACTGTTCACACGACTagctattttaaaaaagttatatgtatttttttaattttaatcacttATGTATTAGctaatagtttatatttttaattctcattTCTTACTATAAGAAGAGTTCATGTTTGATGTGCTTCCTGATTATGTATGAAAATATGTATACTGACTATTTTTGGTTGTGATTTTCTTTTGGATGATCTGGTAGAGGAAGAAGAATCTGATAGACGATATTCTTGCATTATCCAATTGGTTTTGATACCAGCAGCAGGGGCTTCTCCCACATGGAACACAAAATATTTCTTCATGCCAACTCTCTTGTTGCTTGTGCTTGAAACCACTGGTTCTTCTATTCCAGTTGGTTTCCAATACCCATTTCCAGTGACCCTATTTTGTGTCCTTCTGCTGTAGTAGTACCATTGGTTCCCCTCTGCTAAAGCTCTACCTGTACAcagatgaaaattaattaacatgcaTATATACCTACAGTACACCAAATTAATTAGCCATATATTTGGCATCTATTCTGAAAcatgagaaattattatatggtTCTAGATcatataatttcaattaatcTTTTCATAACACATACgtaactaaattttattaactCTTTCATACGTGTCATATGAAAATTAATGGATATTGCATGGTCCTCTGGACCATACAATAGTAATTTCTTAACAGTTCAAAATGGCAGGCATGGAACAAAGAGGCGTGTAATGAAAGTTGAAACCAAAGCAAGGAGTGGTACCATCAAGTTCCCATGGATCATATGGGTAGACCTCAAGATCAGGGATGACATCTGGGTGGCAAGGTAAAAGAGATGCCTTTCTGTGAAGGAAATGGACCACAAGCTCTTCATCTGTGGGATAAAATCGAAACCCGGGTGGAAGGTTGACATTGTTATCTCCCATTGAAGCAAATAGAGGCAGGGGAGGATGAAGGTGGGTTTGGAAAGGATGGTATTTAAAGTGCAAAGAGAGAAGGTAGGAATTAATGaatagatataaataaataaattgatatatatatatatatatatatggtctgACGTGAAATTGAAGATGGCGTTAATCACGTACAAAACATACAtttcatcaaataattgataattttatttttggcacGACAGCACTCAACTCCAAGCAAGCAAGGCGGCAGATAACGGAACGTGATAGATAGACATACTATAATACTTGCTCAAGAAATTAAACGGGATCTACAAAAGTGTGTTGGAGGGACAGAGTGTTGCGTGGCAAcagattctttttatttattaaattaaatgaaagacttTGATGGCATGGGTCATCATCACACTTCATGCTGACATCATCCACCTGCAGTTGTCAATGTGGCATACATTAAGATGGGTTTGGTCTTAGGCCAATTGAACTAGGGTGTCCCACCTCTCCGAGTGTATCTATTTATGCTTCATTATTATCAGCAATTTTCGTGTGTTTTAtagagtaaatatatatataccaagAACTTTTTGTTTCAGTCTCAAGTCTCAACCCATATGCTTCTGCCTAGCAATATAATCAATGAATTAGTAGGAGTAGCACGTCAGTAGGAACTGCACATACATCCCACATGAATCAAAGCAATCAATTATTTCTTCGGAAGGGGGAGTTTAACTAActcaaatacaaaaaagaaaaaatatagaaagaggaaaaagagagaTGTAGGATCCAATCGTTGATAATGTATTTACTTAGTCAAATGGTGGAGCCAAGGAAACTCCCGCATTAATTATATGATGATTAATCAATTATTAAGGAAAGAAACAAAGTACGTAAACTACACTAACCATGAACTACCTTGCTTATAACTTATTCaaactataattaattatatttttctgtttattgataatgatatttttctGATTTAGAAGGTCGGCAGTAATAATTTATTCCCTTAAAGTAGAcatcattattttgtttttgaggaCTAATCTTTTATAGTACCATCCGAGTCCAATAATAACCAACCATATTGAGAGTTAAATCCGAAAGAGATTTACTATTTACAGTACAAGATTGTACGGTGTCTTTCTTATAAGTCGTTATTTGTTAACTACACAAAAATTGTGCTTCATTAAATAGGAAGTgatgatgatgaaggccatggaAGGTTACCTAAGTAAGTACCTTTCTTCCTGCACTGGCACCGAAGTAGACATATGCCCTATAAGGTTGTTGCCAACAGAACTTAACCAGACTAGTCATCAACAACCGAAAGTTGCCATTCAAATTCTTTTACTATTTCTGGCTTCAAATTCTTGTACCATATCATGATACCATTAATCTAATTCACAAGGCTCTGGTATTTTAGATTCAAACAGTACTTGAACCAATTTTGGATAAGGTTTATgacaccaaaaataaaataaaatcctagTGTGATGGGAAGAACATATTACACATATATATGTGGAAGTGGAAGAACTATCATCCTCTATCTTTTCTGCTAGCTATGCCCCATTTCTGGGCTCTAGTGGGCCAAGAGTTGAGGAGAATCTTTCCACTTAAAAGGTGTATTCCATCCATATAAGGCCCAGTGAGCAACATTCCTAAGATTATGATTTATGAGCCTAGTTCTTTCTTCATCCTCATTACCTTGACATTCACCCTAGTCATCTTATTGGTTGTCAGTGCTTGTTCCACAAAGAAATTGCTCATGCAAACCCTTAATTGTTTTTTGAACTTTTCCTTCTATGGGGACAGAGAAAAGAAGTACTAGTGAAACAACTTTGAAGTTACAATGTGTCACAATTCTAATTTTGTACTATCTAACTATGCCATTGACACAAAAGTTGTGGGgttattatctttttctttaaggGAAATATCTCAAGTTAATTTCAAGAggaaattatcatatatagaCTGCATTTTCTGTGGTGGGGTTATTGTTAGAAAAAGACTTGTACAATGAAACAAGAACAGGGAATGGAAAACAGATAACATTCCTCTGCCTCTTCTGCAATGCTGCCCTTTGTACAGAAAACTACCGATTGGTTGCTACTTGCTACACTCATTGAGAAAATAGATGTTCCTCCTTACTGGCGCTCAGCCCCAATTGTCATATAATTATGTTCTAGCAgcaatcacacacacacacacacacacaaaagagTGTATTAAGTATTAACTAAGAACATGAGATGACTTATTTTTaattgcacacacacacacatagttGGAACACTCACAAGTTTCAGTTCAGACCCATGTTGTACAGTTTGGTATATTTCCATGTACCTGCCATATCTTGAAGTAATTATTTAGTGTCTTCGAAGATAATTTAAGCATCTAAATAATCCCAATTATATTAATATCTTCtcttcatatataatatatgttcAGGTTCAATTAGAATAAAAAGTATACTAAAAGAGCATTATAATGGTCCATATGGTACGAGTGCGCTAGTTTTAGCTGACTATGAGGATGATGTTATGCTAATTTTGTGGTGACTCTAAGTTTGGCAAATTTTTTCACCTCTATTTTACAGGGACTACAATTAAAAACATGAATTGacatgaataaaatattaaaaaatattaactaacaaatatcaaaaatatatttaaatcttttttaacatgatttttttactataaaacATCTTTCTCTTACTTTTTGTCCAAA contains the following coding sequences:
- the LOC114386403 gene encoding NAC domain-containing protein 104-like: MGDNNVNLPPGFRFYPTDEELVVHFLHRKASLLPCHPDVIPDLEVYPYDPWELDGRALAEGNQWYYYSRRTQNRVTGNGYWKPTGIEEPVVSSTSNKRVGMKKYFVFHVGEAPAAGIKTNWIMQEYRLSDSSSSTRSSKRKSQPKIEYNKWVICRVYERNGDDDNGTELSCLDEVFLSLDDDLDEISLPNY